The Silene latifolia isolate original U9 population chromosome Y, ASM4854445v1, whole genome shotgun sequence sequence atggagtcctaaatgtttaaaaacattcagtgccaggtcatggataggacatccattgtgttcctagagtcgattcttttgactatcgactgtctcttgagattaaggcagtttttgggtgactttggtttctttctcatggtctgccgtaactggagactaagtagattttttctgggtcatttcatacggtGCTTACATCtgtaggattcgagttgaggaaaatatccaacccttatcaggtttagttatttctcagggccaatcgaggagttgtaactgaaatgcatggccatgctcgaatgatgattcgtttatcagttaagttactctctagtcggggaaaccactcttgatacagatcacttgtaaaacaTGACCTTTAtaaatacggattttgcaaattgttttacattgagagggagaaattttaggatatgagaatcggttatcgcacatacacttgtgaggacaagtgggagtttgttggagcttgtgtcctccacaaattagtgtgataacatttataaatctcttataggttcacaagggtatacttcgtattttatcagttgattaacgattacctaataacggttggcttgctagaaagtttgacgttattatcatactgatggcggtgatcaactggtccctaaaagtcacacctaaaggatgtgtttgagagatgtgattatggaaatgtaatcacattgaagCCTTAtgtgactaaaaggttagttcatatatttgactaaacagttagtcaatgtgatgatgagacgattatttaatgtcgattaaataatattagctaagacgaattaactgtcaattcgtaaattgaatataatatgttatatttaataaatgtatataatgttagcttaaacgaattaagatgttaattcgtaattaaatgtaatcagttatatttaattagcaaattataaatatgcgatatttatagttaatgtatatattatacgatgtTGTCATTAATACAGGTCGATATTAATGACAATCGATAattaatacacatttatacatttataagaccaacctaaaataagaagatatttttcttcttattgttgGGGTATTTTCGGTCAAAGGGAGATAAAAAAGGAAGAAATAAATCTTCCCATTTCACTCCCATTTTGGCCGAAATataggaagaaaaaaagaaaatatCTTCCCTATTTTTCACTCcatatttcggttataataggagTGAAAGGAGGATCATTTTActtacttttttttcttttcacaaaACTCTCATCAAAACTAAACCCAAAATTTCTACTTTGAAAATTAGGGTTCCTCTTCAATCAAaaaggggatcgattctagcaaaatcaaaagggcatatcttatatcatcttgggtgcaactgataggagaatatcattgcgataatGTTCTTAAGCCATATTTGCTAGgatcgaaggttatttcttaattctctaattttgtttatgtaatttattttatgactcgtattcatcataataaatttgttataatccttaattataagggaagtatacagattatttcccacaacaTGACTACTAATATGTATGACGCACTATCAACTAACCACCACcacagtaccgggacacgcccagacataccgacagccacactggtaccggggacacgcccaaacataccgataaccacaaacaggtaccggaaCACGCtgagacgtaccgggtccggaagccaatcggatcccctgccaaacgtcgtgtctcaaccacatgagtccctccgtgactcaagccattaatgtgcacatccctcttggagtaggaagctccaagaggcgactcaagcgtaagacggtctcccaaacGTCTTACGtctcatcaacaacaacaacacatcatCCATATACACAATAATAACCAAAACATGAAGTACAACCCAACATATCATgatcatcctcttaatgatgcaATTAACTATTAAATATATTATAATGAAAATGCCCTAATTATGTTGGATTAATCACAACATCAACATAGACACATTATTGAaatcgagtaggattaacctaccttttagcaatctcctcAAGGTACTCAAATCCGGACCGAAACCGTCTCATCCAATACAAATCACATAATaattatcacaatacatcctacaTTAATTTATACTACGAAATCCCTTATTATTACCCTTTAATTACCCCTATTacacatactaattactaattaattacccataatgaattcccccaaaagttagggtttcaaAGACTAGAAAAGagtagatctttacttactagGTGAAGGACATGAAGAGGAAGGTGGAAAATCCTCTAATCCAAGCTTGTAACTCAAGTGataggtgtttgtgagggtttagtgagaagggagagagtttggagagataagggggaaagatagaaatgattttagggttaagGAAGAAAGGGTTTAAATCTCGTGTTCCGAAAcagcgtcactcgaccgagtgccgagtccactcggtcgagtgtactcactcggccgagtagtactctactcggtcgagcatactcttcactcgatcgagtggacccacTCGATCCGCTGCGACTCTACTTGGTCTAGTCTAGGTCTGGTGTAAGGCTATCCTTCCCTCCCGAGTGATCTCTTATCGGTCTAAAGGTCCTCTCACGCATCCTTAGGTCTAAGTACGTGTCCCACAAAGGCCGGGTATTACAAAAGGGTTCAGTTTACAAAAAACAAATGTGTCTTTCTAAAATAAACATAGAATTGCAGTGGTTTGCCCTTTAAGCTCAGGAGAGAGTTCACAAGTAAAAAGTACTCCCTCTGTGCACAAAGTTTCCGTTTTGAGATGTCCATGAATAAACTTCCGAATTGAAATATTTCCTTCTTTGCATAAGTTATATTCATTAAGGACAGCAGCCAAACAGAAACAGTTTGGCTTTAACATTAAGACCTTGGTTCATAACAAGCCACGAAATCAAAGCATGCTTTGGATAATTCCAGCTATTCCAGACCAGTTGAACCCAATATTTCGTAGGCTATTTGGTTCTAAGCCATTCATACCCATCTCTGATGGAGTATCCTTTCGAGCTAGCAGTCCATTGATCATTCTGATAACCAGCCTTCATTATTTCCTTGACTTTACAAATACTTCTCCAGGACTAGGCTACACCAGCTGCAGGAGTGTAAGTGTGCCAGTCCTGCTGCTTAAGATAAACGTGACTTATCCATTTGATCCATAACTTATCAACTTTGTTATACACCCAGTCTATCAGTTTAGCCACAGCTGCATGTTGCAAAGTTCTGCTTTCTTTATGGCCAAGCCACCTTCATCCTTAGGTAAAGTAACCTTGTCCCAAGCAACCAAGGGAACTCTATGGTAATCTGAACTACCATCCCACAAATAATTCCTACAGATGCCTTCAATTCTTCTGATTACCCCCTTGGGGATAATGAACATCCCTGCCCAGTAGGAGTAAAGAGTATTTAGAATAGATTTTATTAGAACAAGTCTGCCTGCATATGAAAGCTTTTTTGCCCCAATACTCCTAATTCTATTAATCATTCTCTCCACCAGTGCATTGTATTCTTTCTGAGATAACCTACCAGCTTTTATAGGCACACCAAGGTATCTGAAAGGTAGAGATCCTTCCACAAACCCTGTTGCCTGGTGAATGTCATTCTTCAGCTCTGAGGAGACCCCATTATAGTACACTTCAAACTTTGTATTTCATAGTAAGTCTTGATGCTTTAGAGAAGGAAGAAAAGGCCCTTATCAAGAGCATAATAGACTGTGCATTGCCTTTACAGAACATTAGCAAGTCATCTACAAACATTAAATGATTGAGCTTAATCCCCTTACACAAAGGGTGGTACTGAAAAGGCCAGTGGTCAGTGGCATAGCCTATCATCCTAGTAAGGTAGTCCATGATTAGAGTGAATAGAAGGGAGGGAGATGGGGTCCCCTTGTCTAAGCCCTCTCTGCCCTTTAAAGTACCCAAATTGACTACCATTCAGGCATAAGGAGAATTTTGTGGAAGTCACACAAGTCATAACTTTCTGGGAGAAAATTTCAGGAAATCCAAGGCCATGGAGTAGTTGCTCAAGAAACTCCCACTCAACTGTATCATAGGCTTTTTGTAAGTCAATTTTAAAAATACACCTAGGTGATACATCCTTCTTCTTATACATCTGCACAATATCTTGACAAATCAACACATTTTCAATAATGGATCTCCCTTTAATGAATGCTCCCTGGTCCTCACTTACAATATCAGGAAGGACCAAGGACAATCTACTGCACATGAGCTTTGAAATAACCTTATAGATCATATTGCAACATGCTATAGGTCGAAAATGTTTAACTGAAGTAGGCCTCTCACATTTGGGGATAAGAGTAATGTTTGTAGCATTCAACTGAGACAGCAGCTTACCTGAATTAAAATAATCTTTAATTGCATCACAAATATCTTCACCAATTATGTCCCAACTGTCCTTAAAGAATGCACTAGTATAGCCATCAGGACCTGGAGATTTATCATTAGGAGTATTAAAAAATATAGTTTTAATCTCCTCATTGGTGATAGGGGTGCTTAGCTTCTGGGTATGCTCTGCAGTACAGCACCTTCCTTGATTAAGGACCTCAGTTCTCACTTTTTCAGTGGGATTCCTGCTACCCAAGAGGGATTCATAGTAGTCCAGGAAAGCCTCCTGAATGCTCTTGCTGTCAGAACAGATagcccccccccctctctctgaTTCTCAATTTGGATAACTTTGTTCAAGTTAAGTCTCTTCCTGATTGCAACATGAAAGTATACAGTGTTACTGTCCCCATCCTCAAGCCATTGAGTCTTTGCCTTCTGTTTAAGGAAACTGATCCTTGCTGGTTGTACTTGTTTTAATTTAGCAGTAATGTCCAATTTTTTCTGGATGAGTTCAGCATTCTGTGGATCAGAATCAATCTGTACTTGTACAACAGCTAGATCACTTTCAGCAATATTAGTGGCATTTTCAATATCAGCATAGCATTCTTTGTTCAGATCTTTGAGCCTAGGTTTTAGGGCCTTAAGCTTCTTGACCACATTAAACATCTTGTGACCAGGGTAATTCTTATCCCATTCCTCTTTCACTCTGGTTAGAAAATCAGGAGCCTttccccacatattaaaatacttgaaGCTGGCTCTTCTAGTCATCACTATCTTAGTATCACTGACAGTGCATGGGCTATGATCAAATAAGCCAGCAGGATGGAAATGAGCCATCATATCAGGAAAAGTTGTTTGCCATTCCTGGTTGACAAGGAACCTATCCAACCTAATATAGATCCTTCACTGAGGGTCTTGCTTATTATTCCAAGTATAGAAAGCTCCTGTGGCAGGAATGTCAGTCATACCACAGGTGGCCAGACAGTCAATGAACTCATCCATATCATTTTGTTTTGTATTTCCACCCAGTCTCTCATCAGGGTTAATTACAGTATTGAAATCCCCTGCAAGTGCCCAGGGTCCATGACATTGGCCAGAAATCCTCTCTAAGTTTCTCCAAAGATCCCTTCTATCTAGCCCCTCATTGAAGGTATATACCATGGTTAGATAGAATTGCTGCTTGGATACTCTTGCAGTAACTCTGGTGTGTATGAGTTGGGCATCATATTACAACATATGAACATAAAAAAGACTAGGCCTCCATAATATCCACATCCTGCCCCCTTTATGACAATTAGAATTGGTTGTTACACACCATCAATCCAACATACTACTAGAAATATTAGTCACATTTGCACCATTTACTTTAGTTTCTATAAGTCCAAACAGACCTATATCCTTATTATGAATAAATCATTTTAACATTATTATGCTTATTTACACTATTTAACCCTCTAACATTCCAAAAACCAATATTATTCATTTAAATCAGGAGATATTGGATTACCATTTTGACCAATTCCTACTTTTGGAGTCCCACAACCTGATGCAACTTCCTTATATGATCTGTCAGGGGAACTTTCAGTACAAGTCACTTTCTTCACAGGAGAAGAAATGGGAGTCCTCTCCTCATTAGGAACAGACACCTGAGTAGTTACCATCTGGACAACTGGTTTTGTCACGACAGGCTTCCAAACTTTTTGAACTGTAACTTGTTTTTTGTTGCGTGTCTGTACACCAGTCCTGCAGTTAGTATGCTCATGCCCTATCCCTTTTGCATTTTGAGCATACTGTGGGCTTCCACTCATATTCAACATCCAAAGCCACTATCTTCCCATTCTCATCTAAAAATTTCACTCTATTTGGGAATTTCTGACCAACTGCAACCTCAATCATCACCCTTGCAAATCCCAGTCTGGTCTTATCTACTGTGGCTTGATCAACTCTTTTATACTTGCCTAAGATGCTAGCTATTGCAGGCAAGCATTTGCCCTAAAATTTGAGAGGCAAAGCTTTAATTCTCACCCATGTAGGAACGTTTTTAACATCCTCCTTAGTCAGTTCAGTCTCCTCAGTCCATGGCCTGACAATAAGCGGCTTATTGTCAAACATAAAGTGCCCTGCTTGGAGAATAGCATCTCTATCTTTGCTCTCTTTAAAGCGAACAAGAAATATTCCATTTGGCATAAAAGAAATTTTATCAACATTATGCTTCTGCCATATTCGAAGGATAAACCCATTTAACACCTCCCATGGAGGGTTTGCTCCTAAAACAAAGCAATAAACTGCATTATTCCAGTATATTCAATCTCCTCCTTAATGTCATCCTTTGTGAACTGTATGAGATTCTCTGGTTTATCATCCTCTTCATCAATTATTATAGTTTTCTTAACACGCTTTGTAATCCAGTGCGAATTGTCAGCCAGATTATCATCAGCAACCTCGTCAAAAGGTAGCCCTGGAATCCCTGTTATTTCCTGCATGGGTTTAGTACGAATTATCTCTTCTTCTGATGGCCCTGTTTTCTTTGGTAATGAACGTACTCCTTtgttcttctgccctaatttcgcCATGGTAACTCTACTAGATCGTTTGCTTTTAGTCTTGCTTGAAGAATTACGTGCCATGATGAAGAATCAATGTAGAATCAATGTAGAAATTTGAAGCTAGAGATCTCCTGCGTAGGGTTTGCTAGGCTTTCTCTAGGGTTCATTCTCTCAACATCAATTTTCGTATAAGTCCGTGTTCACCCTCCACGAGTATCCCTTTTTGTCTTTTCTATCCACAACCTAAAACATGCCCTTCATGTAGGCAATGTCGAAGTATGACACTTCCGTACTCATGGGTCTATCAATAGCCCCCGGCTCGTAACCCAAGAGGTTCTTGGCTAGTCTAGTCACTAGGGCGCCACAATCAAAGGAGCACTTGTCAGACTTGGTCATTCTTTCAAATGATAAGCATACCATAGATACGGGGCTAAAGTAAAAACGCCTCTCAAAGTATGGATTGAGGTAGGAGCTTAGAAGAAGTATTTCCGAGGAGTTGAGTTTGCTAGGGTCCCTTCTTCCGTAAAGGAGGTTAGTCATCAGGCGaaggaaaattttcgaaatggggTGTTCCACATCGTTTATTTTCATGGCACTAACATCGGTGTGTTGGTTACCCGTATAAAGGTCGATGTATTTTGTGGCTTTCATTTCCTTCCCCACCTTGTCAAGAGTAAGGGTGGTCCTTTTTCCTACACTTAACCGTTCTGCAAAGACATCACTAGATAGGTGAAAGGAGGTGTTCTTGAGTTGGAAGCTCATGGTATGGTCTTTCGGATTGTAGAGGAAAGAGCTCAAGAATTCTATGGTAAGTTTGCGGTAGCTTATTTTTGCCAAGTTATACAATCCCTCCATGCCAAGTACACTAAAAATATCATGCACTTGCACCTCTATCCCTAAGGCTTCTAAGGCATTCTCCGATACACACCTAGTGGCGTTCATACGCCTCTCGATGAGGGCTAAGAAGGTATTCTTGTGAGGTTCGCTCTCAAACTCTAACCCCAGGTATCCCGGGTGGATAATGGCGGGTGGTGTCGCCGGTTCAGGTTGAGGTTAGCGGTTGTTTCTCCCATGGTTGCTCCTCGGGTTCCTTGACATGCTACAAGGGAAATCACACAATAAGACATAGAAGGGAAAGATGAGACTTGGAACTAACTTTGAAGATGGATGAAATTTTCTTCCAATTCCTCAATTTAATAGTTAACCTCTTAGGAAGTTCTCATATAGTGTTGATATGTTTTAACCCATACTAAAATCTTACATATTACCGACATCATGAGACtccaaacacaacctttaaacaTGAACATCATTCTTATTCATAACCAAATTATAATGTGACGGTCGTTCATTTTGAAAATCTTAAAATTTTGAGACTTCAGAGTCTAGTAGGAAAGGTTTTATGTTATTACACATCAATGTAAATTATCAAGGAGAAAATTAGGACAAGAGTCGTATTGATAAAATCAAAATCCGGGTAAACATTGTGCTTATTTCCAACACTTTTAAGGTCGTCAAGACGGAAATTTTCAATGTAGAGCTCCCTCAACATTAAACTTAAGATTTAAGACACACATGGATAAGTTAACTATGTAGTGAGCAATAAATG is a genomic window containing:
- the LOC141629760 gene encoding uncharacterized protein LOC141629760, which gives rise to MAHFHPAGLFDHSPCTVSDTKIVMTRRASFKYFNMWGKAPDFLTRVKEEWDKNYPGHKMFNVVKKLKALKPRLKDLNKECYADIENATNIAESDLAVVQVQIDSDPQNAELIQKKLDITAKLKQVQPARISFLKQKAKTQWLEDGDSNTEAFLDYYESLLGSRNPTEKVRTEVLNQGRCCTAEHTQKLSTPITNEEIKTIFFNTPNDKSPGPDGYTSAFFKDSWDIIGEDICDAIKDYFNSGKLLSQLNATNITLIPKCERPTSVKHFRPIACCNMIYKVISKLMCSRLSLVLPDIVSEDQGAFIKGRSIIENVLICQDIVQMYKKKDVSPRCIFKIDLQKAYDTVEWEFLEQLLHGLGFPEIFSQKVMTCVTSTKFSLCLNELKNDIHQATGFVEGSLPFRYLGVPIKAGRLSQKEYNALVERMINRIRSIGAKKLSYAGRLVLIKSILNTLYSYWAGMFIIPKGVIRRIEGICRNYLWDGSSDYHRVPLVAWDKVTLPKDEGGLAIKKAELCNMQLWLN